A window of Borrelia sp. A-FGy1 contains these coding sequences:
- the secY gene encoding preprotein translocase subunit SecY produces the protein MKDLFFNLFSIKDLRIKFLFTLFILFIFRVGSYLPIPGIDPVALKSYFKTQSDFSITNYFDFFSGGAFSNFSVFMLSIGPYISASIVIQLLVYSFPSLKRMQEGDGGRKKIKKYTKYLTIIAAIAQGYATSLYARSIPGALNMPFNRYIFIAILTVTTGTFILLWLGEQINQRGIGNGVSLIIFSGIVVRLQAALFNLFQGMRDPSKNINPVFVILILSIFVVVIVLIIYEYKAQRRIAIHYARVNSRNSVSSYLPIKLNPSGVLPVIFASVLITLPLQILSGFAETSVLARQFLSYLRPNGMYYTLLNIVLIIGFTYFYSKIQLSPKDISNNIRKNGGTIPGIKADEMESYLDSIMNRTLFSGSIFLSIIAIIPFLVQTIFRFPYDVSRIMGSSSLLIMVGVALDTLIQIDAYLKTQGISNRNNKKYAFLQKI, from the coding sequence ATGAAAGATTTGTTTTTCAATTTATTTAGTATTAAAGATTTAAGGATTAAATTTTTGTTTACTCTTTTTATTCTTTTTATTTTTAGAGTAGGTTCTTATTTGCCAATACCAGGAATAGATCCTGTAGCTCTTAAGAGTTATTTCAAGACACAATCAGATTTTTCAATCACTAATTATTTTGATTTTTTTTCAGGTGGTGCTTTTAGTAATTTTTCTGTTTTTATGCTTAGTATAGGTCCTTATATTTCAGCATCAATTGTTATCCAGCTTCTTGTTTATTCTTTTCCTTCTCTTAAAAGGATGCAAGAGGGAGATGGTGGAAGAAAAAAGATCAAGAAGTATACAAAGTATTTAACAATTATTGCTGCAATTGCCCAGGGATACGCTACTAGTCTTTATGCTAGGAGCATACCAGGAGCTCTTAATATGCCTTTTAATAGGTATATTTTTATTGCTATTTTAACAGTTACTACGGGAACTTTTATTCTATTATGGCTTGGTGAGCAAATTAATCAGAGAGGAATTGGAAATGGTGTATCTTTAATAATTTTTTCAGGAATAGTAGTTAGACTTCAGGCAGCTTTGTTTAATTTATTTCAAGGAATGAGGGACCCTTCTAAAAATATTAATCCTGTTTTTGTAATATTAATTTTAAGCATTTTTGTTGTGGTTATAGTGTTAATTATATATGAGTATAAGGCTCAAAGAAGGATTGCTATACACTATGCTAGGGTAAACTCAAGAAATTCTGTAAGTTCATATTTGCCAATAAAACTTAATCCATCAGGTGTTTTGCCTGTTATTTTTGCATCTGTTCTTATTACTTTGCCTTTGCAAATTTTGAGTGGCTTTGCTGAAACTTCTGTTCTTGCAAGGCAGTTTTTATCTTATTTAAGGCCTAATGGAATGTATTATACTTTATTAAATATAGTTTTGATAATAGGATTTACATATTTTTATTCTAAAATACAATTAAGTCCCAAAGATATAAGTAATAATATTAGAAAAAATGGAGGGACTATTCCAGGTATAAAGGCAGATGAAATGGAGAGTTATTTGGATAGTATTATGAATAGAACGTTATTTTCAGGCTCTATTTTTTTGTCTATTATTGCAATAATTCCGTTTTTGGTGCAAACTATTTTTAGATTTCCTTATGATGTTTCAAGGATTATGGGTAGTTCTTCATTGCTTATTATGGTTGGTGTAGCGCTTGATACATTGATTCAGATTGATGCATATCTAAAGACACAAGGAATATCTAATAGAAATAATAAGAAGTATGCTTTTTTACAAAAAATTTAG
- the rpmJ gene encoding 50S ribosomal protein L36: protein MKVRVSVKPICEKCKVIKRKGVLRIICDNLKHKQRQK from the coding sequence ATGAAAGTTAGGGTAAGTGTAAAACCAATTTGTGAAAAATGTAAGGTAATAAAGAGAAAAGGTGTCTTGAGGATTATTTGCGATAATCTTAAACACAAACAAAGACAAAAATAA
- the rpsM gene encoding 30S ribosomal protein S13 has protein sequence MARIAGIDLPNGKQIKIALTSIYGIGRARALEICKKTDISPDKKAKDLDNNEVNKLRKIVESDYVIEGKLRSELAMSIKRLMDIACYRGLRHRKGLPLRGQRTKTNARTRKGKRRTVANKKIAAK, from the coding sequence ATGGCTAGAATAGCAGGAATAGATTTGCCTAATGGTAAGCAAATTAAAATAGCTCTTACATCTATTTATGGTATAGGAAGAGCTAGAGCTTTAGAAATTTGTAAAAAAACAGATATTTCACCAGATAAAAAAGCTAAAGATTTAGATAATAATGAAGTTAATAAGCTTAGAAAAATAGTTGAAAGTGATTATGTTATTGAGGGAAAGCTTAGAAGTGAATTGGCTATGTCTATTAAAAGGCTTATGGATATTGCATGTTATAGAGGGCTTAGGCATAGGAAAGGATTACCTTTAAGAGGACAGAGAACAAAAACTAATGCAAGAACTAGAAAGGGTAAAAGAAGAACTGTGGCTAATAAGAAAATAGCTGCTAAATAA
- the rpsK gene encoding 30S ribosomal protein S11: MNIKLSTNKRKVKRNIGEGNIYIQATFNNTIVTVSDIRGNTLAWASAGGMGFKGAKKSTPYAAQITAEAALGKVKDFGINYVHVFVKGPGVGRESAIRAVGSTGIIVKSISDITPIPHNGCRPKKTRRV, translated from the coding sequence TTGAATATAAAATTATCAACTAACAAAAGAAAAGTAAAAAGAAATATTGGAGAGGGAAATATTTATATACAAGCTACTTTTAATAATACAATTGTAACTGTATCTGATATAAGGGGTAATACTTTGGCTTGGGCAAGTGCTGGTGGTATGGGGTTTAAGGGTGCTAAGAAATCAACTCCTTATGCTGCTCAGATAACTGCTGAAGCTGCTTTGGGTAAAGTTAAAGATTTTGGGATTAATTATGTACATGTTTTTGTTAAGGGACCAGGGGTCGGTAGAGAGTCTGCTATACGAGCTGTTGGGTCAACGGGTATAATTGTTAAGTCAATTTCAGATATCACTCCAATACCCCATAATGGATGCAGGCCTAAAAAAACAAGGCGAGTTTAG
- a CDS encoding DNA-directed RNA polymerase subunit alpha, with product MSLEKLLKDFTIPDRIEFLRGEDNGSYGKFTIYPFEKGFGVTIGNTLRRVLLSSIEGYAISAMRIQSNQGGSLRVVSSEFDLIPGVVEDTLEVIANIKNVHLKLDKGINNTVINFSVNGRDTNVLKAGHLEREGVEVLNRDLVIATLSSNASLDFEFQVNYGRGYVSSEHNAKYLEEVNTIAIDSIFSPIQKVSYSIEDTRVGQRSDYDKLIMEIWTTGVISANDAIKKAASIVREFLLPLVNFEDKIVQSLENSEFKDSDLLNMSVEKLDLSVRSLNCLTKENVKTLGELISKTSEELSRARNFGKKSLEEIIEKLSFYGLFLGMARTEALKVLSKNDKISK from the coding sequence ATGTCTTTAGAGAAACTTTTGAAAGATTTTACCATACCTGATAGAATTGAGTTCTTAAGGGGAGAAGATAATGGTTCCTATGGAAAATTTACAATATATCCTTTCGAAAAAGGCTTTGGTGTTACAATTGGGAATACGCTAAGACGAGTTTTATTATCTTCTATTGAAGGATATGCTATATCTGCTATGAGGATTCAATCTAATCAAGGAGGATCTTTAAGGGTTGTTTCAAGTGAATTTGATTTAATACCTGGAGTTGTAGAAGATACTCTTGAAGTAATTGCTAACATTAAAAATGTTCATTTAAAGTTAGACAAAGGAATTAATAATACAGTGATAAATTTTTCTGTTAATGGTAGAGATACTAATGTTTTAAAGGCAGGTCATCTTGAAAGAGAAGGAGTTGAAGTATTAAATAGGGATTTGGTAATTGCTACTCTTTCAAGTAATGCAAGTTTGGATTTTGAGTTTCAAGTTAATTATGGAAGAGGTTATGTTTCTTCTGAGCACAATGCTAAATATTTAGAAGAAGTTAATACTATTGCTATTGATTCTATATTTTCTCCAATCCAAAAGGTATCATATTCTATTGAAGACACTAGAGTAGGGCAAAGATCTGATTATGATAAGCTTATTATGGAAATATGGACAACAGGCGTTATTAGTGCTAATGATGCTATTAAAAAAGCTGCTTCTATAGTGCGGGAATTTTTACTTCCATTAGTAAATTTTGAGGATAAAATTGTTCAGTCTCTTGAAAATTCTGAATTTAAAGATTCTGATTTGCTTAATATGAGTGTTGAAAAGTTGGATTTATCTGTTAGATCTTTAAATTGTTTGACTAAAGAAAATGTTAAAACTTTAGGAGAGCTTATTAGTAAGACTTCAGAGGAGCTTTCAAGAGCAAGAAACTTTGGGAAAAAAAGTTTAGAGGAAATTATTGAAAAGCTTAGTTTTTATGGGCTATTTTTAGGTATGGCTAGGACAGAAGCTCTTAAAGTATTAAGTAAGAATGATAAAATATCTAAGTAA
- the rplQ gene encoding 50S ribosomal protein L17, with translation MKTRVGFNRLDRKSSHRKALLRNMITSLLRHERITSTKVKLIEVKRFAEKLITRAKVDSVHNRREVSKFIHDKYILNKLFTKISPIFKERKGGYTRVIKLGQRYGDSAEMAILELVDKTLEEK, from the coding sequence ATGAAGACTAGGGTAGGATTTAATAGATTAGATAGAAAATCAAGTCATAGAAAGGCACTTTTGAGGAATATGATAACTTCTCTTTTGAGGCATGAGAGGATAACTTCTACTAAAGTTAAGTTAATTGAGGTTAAGAGGTTTGCTGAGAAGTTAATTACTAGAGCAAAGGTTGATAGCGTACATAATAGAAGAGAAGTGTCAAAGTTTATACATGATAAATATATTCTTAATAAATTATTTACCAAAATTTCTCCCATTTTTAAAGAAAGAAAGGGTGGTTATACTAGGGTTATTAAACTAGGTCAAAGATATGGAGACTCTGCTGAAATGGCTATTCTTGAGCTAGTTGATAAAACCTTAGAAGAAAAGTAA
- the rny gene encoding ribonuclease Y, giving the protein MLYITFSSILAFIIGVILGFAIRIILGRFSLLNLDKKLEKKKEEAILDIENEKKQIISNTKAQLLKEKNQQEKEIREKKNEIFNLEKRLLQREDALDKRMSALDKQQSRIDSKGKEFEQKEKIIREKEIFLLKKLENISGLTKEEAKKIIIEKIENESRRDSQIIINKSEQEAQLIADKLAKDILVSTMQRMVTEVSSEFTIASVALPNDEMKGRIIGKEGRNIRVLETLIGADIIIDDTPEAVVISCFNPVRKEIAKRTLERLITDGRIHPARIEEVVHSVTNEINNIILEEGEKVVFDLNIHGLDKRLIRGLGRLYFRSSYGQNVLSHSKETAIIGEILAKEMKLDPVVVKRACLLHDIGKGMESISENSEGHAITGAELAQSCGESDVVVNAIAAHHNEIKPESLEAIVVQIADAISASRPGARRESLNNYINRLKRLEEIAYSFEGVQKCYAIQAGREIRIIVDNLLVNDEKATMLARNIAKKIEIEMRYPGKIKVTIIRETRVIEYAR; this is encoded by the coding sequence ATGTTGTATATTACTTTTTCTTCTATTCTTGCTTTCATCATAGGAGTTATATTAGGTTTTGCAATAAGGATTATTTTAGGTAGATTTTCTTTATTAAATTTAGATAAAAAGCTAGAAAAGAAAAAAGAAGAAGCAATTTTAGATATAGAAAATGAAAAAAAGCAAATTATTTCAAATACAAAAGCTCAATTGCTTAAAGAAAAGAATCAGCAAGAAAAGGAAATAAGAGAGAAAAAAAATGAAATTTTTAACTTGGAAAAAAGATTATTACAAAGAGAAGACGCATTAGATAAAAGAATGTCTGCTCTTGATAAACAGCAAAGTAGAATTGATTCTAAGGGTAAGGAATTTGAACAAAAAGAAAAAATAATAAGAGAAAAAGAGATTTTTTTACTTAAAAAATTAGAAAATATTTCTGGTTTAACAAAGGAAGAAGCAAAAAAGATTATCATTGAAAAAATTGAAAATGAATCTAGAAGAGATTCTCAAATTATTATTAATAAAAGCGAACAAGAGGCTCAGCTAATAGCAGATAAGCTTGCAAAAGATATATTAGTTTCTACAATGCAACGTATGGTTACAGAGGTTAGCTCTGAATTTACGATTGCTTCTGTTGCATTGCCTAATGATGAGATGAAAGGTAGGATAATTGGGAAGGAAGGACGTAATATTAGAGTCCTTGAAACTTTAATAGGGGCAGATATTATTATTGATGATACTCCTGAAGCTGTTGTTATATCTTGTTTTAATCCAGTAAGAAAAGAAATAGCTAAGAGAACACTTGAAAGACTTATTACAGATGGTAGAATTCACCCTGCAAGAATTGAAGAAGTTGTTCATAGCGTAACTAATGAGATAAATAATATTATTCTTGAAGAAGGAGAGAAGGTTGTATTTGATTTAAATATTCATGGGCTTGATAAAAGACTTATTAGGGGACTTGGTAGACTTTATTTTAGAAGTAGCTATGGACAAAATGTTTTAAGTCATTCAAAAGAAACAGCAATAATAGGCGAAATTTTAGCTAAAGAGATGAAGTTAGATCCTGTTGTTGTAAAAAGAGCATGTCTTTTACATGATATTGGTAAAGGAATGGAAAGCATTTCTGAAAATAGTGAAGGTCATGCTATTACAGGAGCTGAACTTGCTCAAAGTTGTGGTGAGAGTGATGTTGTTGTTAACGCTATTGCTGCCCATCACAATGAGATAAAACCAGAAAGTCTTGAGGCTATTGTCGTTCAAATAGCTGATGCTATTTCTGCCTCTCGTCCAGGTGCAAGACGTGAAAGTTTAAATAATTATATAAATAGACTTAAAAGATTAGAAGAAATTGCTTATAGTTTTGAAGGTGTTCAAAAATGCTATGCAATTCAAGCCGGACGTGAGATTAGAATTATTGTTGATAATTTATTAGTTAATGATGAGAAGGCTACTATGCTTGCAAGGAATATTGCAAAGAAAATAGAAATTGAAATGAGGTATCCTGGTAAAATCAAAGTCACTATTATTCGTGAGACCAGAGTTATTGAATATGCAAGATAG
- a CDS encoding TIGR00282 family metallophosphoesterase, which translates to MQDSAIIRTLLIGDIIGDAGLKKVFFDLKTLKNKYNIDLVIANGENSSGGFGINPEIAENLFKAGVNVITTGNHVYSDPSIKEYLNKQKYILRPNNFSDLLEGHGYCILGIRNEKVAVINIQGFLGMTFIVKNPFENIKKFVNMIGNKVKTIFVDFHAESNYEKESFGYFLDGFVTGVVGTHTHIMTQDERILEKGTAYISDLGMTGSLNSVIGFSPEISLRGLLEYITLRTEVIEDNVVIQGVVISSDLKTGRALKIERIQK; encoded by the coding sequence ATGCAAGATAGTGCTATTATTAGGACTTTATTAATTGGAGATATAATAGGCGATGCAGGATTAAAAAAGGTTTTTTTTGATCTTAAGACTCTTAAAAATAAATATAATATAGATCTTGTTATTGCTAATGGAGAAAATTCATCTGGTGGATTTGGAATTAATCCAGAAATAGCAGAAAATCTTTTTAAAGCTGGTGTTAATGTTATTACTACTGGTAATCATGTTTATTCTGATCCTAGTATAAAAGAATATTTAAATAAGCAGAAATATATTTTAAGGCCAAATAATTTTTCAGATTTACTTGAAGGTCATGGTTATTGTATTTTAGGTATAAGAAATGAAAAGGTTGCTGTTATAAATATTCAAGGATTTTTAGGAATGACTTTTATTGTTAAAAACCCTTTTGAAAACATAAAAAAGTTTGTAAATATGATTGGGAATAAGGTTAAAACTATTTTTGTTGATTTTCATGCGGAGAGTAATTATGAAAAAGAAAGCTTTGGATATTTTTTAGATGGATTTGTTACAGGAGTTGTAGGTACTCATACTCATATAATGACTCAAGACGAAAGAATTTTAGAAAAAGGAACTGCTTATATTAGCGATCTTGGTATGACTGGTAGTTTAAATTCTGTAATAGGATTTAGCCCTGAAATTTCTCTTAGGGGATTACTTGAGTATATAACTTTACGGACAGAGGTGATTGAAGATAATGTTGTTATACAGGGTGTTGTTATTTCTTCTGATTTGAAAACAGGACGTGCTTTGAAAATTGAAAGAATACAGAAATAG
- a CDS encoding TlyA family RNA methyltransferase, whose product MKEYRNSLLNLLCKKYPNLTREKLRILILTGKVYVNSHKEKNPKALLLKKSVISLAQNETSQFVSRGGYKLLEALEAFKIVVKDKICVDVGASTGGFTDCLLQKGAKLVYAIDVGFNQLSYKLRIDPRVRVFERTNIFDMNKFEIFPNLAVIDVSFRSSVNICADMLNKLSDGFIIALIKPQFELKGLDLDIENFSGVVETRYLDKILDKIVRKFYAKNLQVKDILKLKIKGKKGNQEFMFLVTKNSLLDLGKSLGLLKNLNCINTY is encoded by the coding sequence TTGAAAGAATACAGAAATAGTTTACTTAATTTACTTTGTAAAAAGTATCCTAATTTGACAAGGGAAAAGCTGAGAATATTAATTTTAACTGGTAAAGTGTATGTCAATTCTCATAAAGAGAAAAATCCTAAAGCCTTGCTCTTAAAGAAGAGTGTAATAAGTTTAGCACAAAATGAAACCAGTCAGTTTGTTTCAAGAGGAGGATATAAACTTTTAGAAGCCTTAGAAGCATTTAAAATTGTTGTTAAAGATAAAATTTGTGTTGATGTTGGGGCTTCAACTGGTGGTTTTACAGATTGTCTTTTGCAGAAAGGAGCTAAGTTGGTTTATGCAATTGATGTTGGATTTAATCAGCTTTCTTATAAACTGCGAATTGATCCAAGAGTTAGAGTTTTTGAAAGAACCAATATATTTGATATGAATAAATTTGAAATATTTCCCAATCTAGCTGTTATTGATGTTTCTTTTAGGTCTTCGGTTAACATATGCGCAGATATGCTTAATAAACTTTCTGATGGTTTTATTATTGCTCTTATTAAGCCTCAATTTGAACTTAAAGGATTAGATTTAGACATAGAAAATTTTAGTGGTGTAGTTGAGACTAGATATCTAGATAAAATTTTAGATAAGATAGTTAGAAAATTTTATGCTAAAAATCTACAAGTTAAGGATATATTAAAGCTTAAAATCAAAGGGAAAAAGGGAAATCAAGAATTTATGTTTTTGGTTACTAAGAACAGCTTATTAGATCTTGGGAAATCCCTTGGACTACTTAAAAATCTTAATTGTATTAATACTTATTAA
- a CDS encoding GerMN domain-containing protein — MQLKRKKKHRRKKNSVKKIDIFLVIFAIFLTGFCLLLIIKNSLIKNIFNEQINNYEYFEFDSSKPNKVIEAELDNTKKEAIKIVSNEKFLIRPPEIKKIEEEFKHQQQKILKKKKIVKLYFIKVTAEGHFLKQDIKRTIHYDKNILEETLKALINGPNEYELKNNFLSLIPINTKILNLSINDGIANINLSKEFYENSFGVEGIINQVNQIILTCLEIKGINGITLKIENNPVILEDLNLNFSGILDKKKFNKY, encoded by the coding sequence ATTCAGTTGAAAAGAAAAAAAAAGCATAGGAGAAAAAAAAATAGTGTTAAAAAAATAGATATATTCCTAGTAATATTTGCCATTTTTCTGACAGGATTTTGCCTATTACTAATAATTAAAAATTCATTAATTAAAAATATATTCAATGAACAAATTAATAATTATGAATACTTTGAATTTGATTCATCAAAACCTAATAAAGTAATAGAAGCAGAGCTAGATAACACAAAAAAAGAAGCCATTAAAATAGTCAGTAATGAAAAATTCTTAATTAGGCCCCCTGAAATAAAAAAAATTGAAGAAGAATTTAAACATCAACAACAAAAAATTTTAAAAAAGAAAAAAATAGTTAAGCTATATTTCATAAAAGTTACTGCTGAAGGACATTTTTTAAAGCAAGATATCAAAAGAACTATTCACTATGACAAAAATATTCTTGAAGAAACATTAAAAGCACTTATTAATGGACCAAATGAATATGAACTTAAAAACAACTTTTTAAGTTTAATTCCTATTAATACTAAAATATTAAATTTAAGCATAAATGATGGAATTGCTAACATTAACCTTTCTAAGGAATTTTATGAAAATAGCTTTGGGGTAGAAGGAATTATCAATCAGGTAAACCAAATTATTTTAACATGTCTTGAAATTAAAGGCATTAATGGAATAACTTTAAAAATTGAAAATAATCCAGTAATACTTGAAGACCTAAATTTAAACTTTTCAGGTATCTTAGATAAGAAAAAATTTAATAAGTATTAA
- the der gene encoding ribosome biogenesis GTPase Der has product MQDYSNVFILGRPNVGKSTLFNKLLNSKRSITDKTYGVTRDLIKEICEIDFYRFYLVDTGGFTLLKDELSKVIADKVINLLDSIDLILLVLDINEILSEDYELIERLRKYSNKIVLILNKIDSQNKQSLAYDFQKLGFRKSFLVSAIHGKGINSLKNFLKNSIGKLKVNEENIDIKIGIIGKPNSGKSTLINFLAGYEVSIVSHKAGTTRDFVKTKIQRNGKTFEIIDTAGIRRRSRIDGLIEYYSVSKALRVIDMVDIVFLLIDTNEDLTAQDKKIAHYAVKKGKGIILVFTKWDCVKIKSGYFEAIRDRLNFFFPVLKFAPVLRISVHEKIGLDNLFKEAIRLKKQLELRVNTADLNKMLNFWTKDYHLSDAHKIKYITQVSVNPVKFILFASKVTNFPNSYYNYLVNNIRKIGYKNIPILIEMREKARILK; this is encoded by the coding sequence ATACAAGATTATAGTAATGTTTTTATTTTAGGCAGGCCAAATGTTGGAAAGTCTACTTTATTTAATAAGCTTTTAAACTCAAAAAGAAGTATTACAGATAAAACTTATGGTGTTACGAGAGATTTAATTAAAGAGATATGCGAGATAGATTTTTATAGATTTTATTTGGTTGATACTGGTGGATTTACACTTTTAAAGGATGAACTTAGTAAAGTTATAGCTGACAAAGTTATAAATTTACTTGATAGTATTGATTTAATTTTACTTGTTTTAGATATAAATGAAATATTATCAGAAGATTATGAACTTATTGAGAGACTTAGAAAATATAGCAATAAGATAGTCTTGATACTAAATAAAATAGATAGCCAGAATAAGCAATCTTTGGCTTATGATTTTCAAAAATTGGGGTTTAGAAAAAGCTTTTTAGTGAGTGCAATACATGGTAAAGGAATTAATTCTTTAAAAAATTTCTTAAAAAATTCAATTGGTAAATTAAAAGTTAATGAAGAAAATATTGATATTAAAATTGGCATTATAGGAAAACCAAATTCAGGTAAATCTACTCTTATTAATTTTTTAGCAGGATATGAAGTTTCAATTGTTTCTCATAAAGCTGGAACTACAAGAGATTTTGTTAAAACAAAAATTCAAAGGAATGGAAAGACATTTGAAATTATTGATACGGCTGGGATAAGAAGAAGATCAAGAATAGATGGACTTATTGAGTATTATTCTGTAAGTAAGGCTTTAAGAGTAATTGATATGGTAGATATTGTATTTTTATTAATTGATACTAATGAAGACTTAACAGCTCAAGATAAGAAAATTGCTCATTATGCAGTTAAAAAGGGAAAGGGTATTATACTGGTGTTTACCAAATGGGATTGTGTAAAGATAAAGAGTGGTTATTTTGAAGCTATAAGAGATCGTCTTAATTTCTTTTTCCCGGTTTTAAAGTTTGCTCCTGTATTAAGGATATCAGTACATGAAAAAATAGGGTTGGATAATCTTTTCAAAGAAGCAATTAGACTTAAAAAACAGCTTGAACTTAGGGTCAATACAGCTGATTTGAATAAGATGTTAAATTTTTGGACTAAGGATTATCATTTAAGTGATGCACATAAAATAAAATATATAACTCAGGTTAGTGTTAACCCTGTTAAATTTATTTTATTCGCTAGTAAAGTAACTAATTTTCCCAATTCTTACTATAATTATTTAGTAAATAATATTCGTAAAATTGGTTATAAAAATATTCCAATATTAATAGAAATGAGAGAAAAGGCAAGAATCTTAAAGTGA
- a CDS encoding HAD family hydrolase, producing the protein MIKAVVFDLDGTLYPEININLIMFPEFVRNIKFFLAFKRVRKEIRVLQKGISDPSNRDKLMSMQIEMLSMYLGFSKSRCEFLLNKIYYGEAFGNKFRRFKPYFGIHDLIYSLKSKGIKLGVMSDFPITTRVSNLLGIKDSFWDVLYSSEDTGYLKPNKMAFLRIMDELGIQSNHVLYVGNSYEYDILGACDVLMRTAYFSRKKLLDNMKCDFIFSNYKDLQEYILLNI; encoded by the coding sequence ATGATAAAAGCTGTGGTATTTGATCTTGATGGGACTCTTTACCCTGAAATTAATATAAATTTAATAATGTTTCCTGAGTTTGTAAGAAATATTAAATTTTTTTTAGCTTTTAAAAGAGTAAGGAAAGAAATAAGAGTTTTACAAAAAGGAATAAGTGATCCTTCTAATAGAGATAAGTTAATGTCTATGCAAATAGAAATGCTTTCTATGTATTTAGGATTTAGTAAGAGCAGATGTGAATTTTTATTAAATAAAATTTATTATGGTGAAGCTTTTGGAAATAAATTTAGAAGGTTTAAGCCTTATTTTGGCATTCATGATTTAATTTATTCTCTTAAATCTAAAGGAATAAAGTTGGGAGTAATGTCAGATTTTCCGATTACAACTCGTGTAAGTAATTTATTAGGAATTAAGGATAGTTTTTGGGATGTTCTTTATTCATCAGAAGATACTGGTTATTTAAAGCCAAATAAAATGGCTTTTTTGAGAATTATGGATGAGCTTGGTATTCAAAGTAATCATGTTTTATATGTGGGGAATTCTTATGAGTATGATATTTTAGGTGCTTGTGATGTTTTAATGAGAACTGCTTACTTTTCTCGTAAAAAATTATTAGATAATATGAAATGTGATTTTATTTTTAGTAATTATAAAGATTTGCAAGAATATATACTTTTAAATATATAG